GACGCTCTTCCGATCTGGCAATCATCGCCAGATTCTCCTCAGGGCTGGTCTTCAGAATCCTGGTGACGTGCTCCAGCGATCCCTTCCCCACGAGAGTGAACACGGTGAGACCTGTCTCCATCAACGCATTGAGATTAGTATCTTCCTCTGCTCGGGTATTGGCACGACGGGTGCTGCCAAAAGCAACCAGAGTTGAATTCAATAACAAGACCCCCTGCATTCGTTTGAAGAATGAGGTATCCTTTGGATTGGACCCCGGCCATCCCCCCTCGATGAAATGAACCCCTAACTCATCGAGCTTTCTGGCAACCCGGGCCTTATCCTCTACAGTGAAGGATACGCCCTCCCGCTGAGCGCCATCACGCAAGGTGGTATCGTAAAGCTGAATATTCACAAAAGCCTCTCAAATTCGTATTTAGACTACACCAGGCAATAACTGCCGTCAAGCATCCGATGATCTCCGGAACAAGACGGCTTTTGCAAATAATACGCAGGACAGAAAGACAGGCTCCCCCAATCCGAAAGTGAGCCTGAAAAAGCCATGACAATCGTATTATGTCAACAAGTGAGGCCGGATTTCCATGGAGAATTGAGAGCCTGCTGGCGCCGACTGTGGGTGTCAGGGGATCTTGGACGAGGGCGACAACGTCAGTGAGACGCTCTGTGATGGTGATCAT
This genomic stretch from Dehalococcoidia bacterium harbors:
- a CDS encoding citramalate synthase, coding for MNIQLYDTTLRDGAQREGVSFTVEDKARVARKLDELGVHFIEGGWPGSNPKDTSFFKRMQGVLLLNSTLVAFGSTRRANTRAEEDTNLNALMETGLTVFTLVGKGSLEHVTRILKTSPEENLAMIARSEER